A region from the Hypanus sabinus isolate sHypSab1 chromosome 22, sHypSab1.hap1, whole genome shotgun sequence genome encodes:
- the LOC132379322 gene encoding uncharacterized protein LOC132379322 isoform X2: MSSIRDSSQVLYRRESSQVLYRRESSQVLYRSESSQVLYRRESSLVLYRRESSQVLYRREREVMSSIGDSSQVLYRRESSQVLYRRESTQVLYRRESSLVLYRRESSQVLYRRERAVRSSVGEREQSGPLSERAVRSTIGESSQVLYRRESSQVLYRRERAVRSSVGESEQSGPLSERENSQVLYRRERAVRSFIGERAVRSCIGEREQTGPLSEREQSGPLSERESSQVLYRRKSSQVLYRRESSQVLYRRERAVRSCIGEREQSGPESEREQSGPVSEREQSGPVSERAVRSSIGEREQSGPVSERESSQVLSW; this comes from the exons atGTCCTCTATCAGAGacagcagtcaggtcctgtatcggagagagagcagtcaggtcctgtatcggagagagagcagtcaggtcctgtatcggagtgagagcagtcaggtcctgtatcggagagagagcagtctggtcttgtatcggagagagagcagtcaggtcctctatcggagagagagagaagtcatGTCCTCTATCGGAGacagcagtcaggtcctctatcggagagagagcagtcaggtcctgtatcggagagagagcactcaggtcctctatcggagagagagcagtctggtcttgtatcggagagagagcagtcag gtcctctatcggagagagagagctgtcaggtcctctgtcggagagagagagcagtcaggtcctctatcggagagagcagtcaggtccactatcggagagagcagtcaggtcctctatcggagagagagcagtcaggtcctctatcggagagagagagcagtcaggtcctctgtcggagagagcgagcagtcaggtcctctatcggagagagagaacagtcaggttctgtatcggagagagagagcagtcaggtcctttatcggagagagagcagtcaggtcctgtatcggagagagagagcagacaggTCCTCTatcagagagagagcagtcaggtcctctgtcggagagagagagcagtcaggtcctgtatcggagaaagagcagtcaggtcctgtatcggagagagagcagtcaggtcctctatcggagagagagagcagtcaggtcctgtatcggagagagagagcagtcaggtcctgaatcggagagagagcagtcaggtcctgtatcggagagagagcagtcaggtcctgtatcagagagagcagtcaggtcctctatcggagagagagagcagtcaggtcctgtatcggagagagagagcagtcaggtcctcagttggtga
- the LOC132379322 gene encoding uncharacterized protein LOC132379322 isoform X1 — MSSIRDSSQVLYRRESSLVLYRRESSQVLYRREREVMSSIGDSSQVLYRRESSQVLYRRESTQVLYRRESSLVLYRRESSQVLYRRESSQVLYRRESSQVLYRRERAVRSSIGEREHRSCIGEREQSGPPSERESSQVLYRRERAVRSSVGEREQSGPLSERAVRSTIGESSQVLYRRESSQVLYRRERAVRSSVGESEQSGPLSERENSQVLYRRERAVRSFIGERAVRSCIGEREQTGPLSEREQSGPLSERESSQVLYRRKSSQVLYRRESSQVLYRRERAVRSCIGEREQSGPESEREQSGPVSEREQSGPVSERAVRSSIGEREQSGPVSERESSQVLSW, encoded by the exons atGTCCTCTATCAGAGacagcagtcag gtcctgtatcggagagagagcagtctggtcttgtatcggagagagagcagtcaggtcctctatcggagagagagagaagtcatGTCCTCTATCGGAGacagcagtcaggtcctctatcggagagagagcagtcaggtcctgtatcggagagagagcactcaggtcctctatcggagagagagcagtctggtcttgtatcggagagagagcagtcaggtcctctatcggagagagagcagtcaggtcctgtatcggagagagagcagtcaggtcctgtatcggagagagagagcagtcagatcctctatcggagagagagagcacaggtcctgtatcggagagagagagcagtcaggtcctccatcggagagagagagcagtcaggtcctctatcggagagagagagctgtcaggtcctctgtcggagagagagagcagtcaggtcctctatcggagagagcagtcaggtccactatcggagagagcagtcaggtcctctatcggagagagagcagtcaggtcctctatcggagagagagagcagtcaggtcctctgtcggagagagcgagcagtcaggtcctctatcggagagagagaacagtcaggttctgtatcggagagagagagcagtcaggtcctttatcggagagagagcagtcaggtcctgtatcggagagagagagcagacaggTCCTCTatcagagagagagcagtcaggtcctctgtcggagagagagagcagtcaggtcctgtatcggagaaagagcagtcaggtcctgtatcggagagagagcagtcaggtcctctatcggagagagagagcagtcaggtcctgtatcggagagagagagcagtcaggtcctgaatcggagagagagcagtcaggtcctgtatcggagagagagcagtcaggtcctgtatcagagagagcagtcaggtcctctatcggagagagagagcagtcaggtcctgtatcggagagagagagcagtcaggtcctcagttggtga